The Malus domestica chromosome 10, GDT2T_hap1 nucleotide sequence ACACGGAGTTCGCCGTTGAAGTCCCAGTTGCTGGCGGGTCATTTTCGTACCTTCGGATAGAATTGGGGGACTTTGTGGCGTTCATTGCGGCGGGGAACATTCTCCTGGAGGCTCTGGTGGGTTCGGCAGGGCTCGGAAGGTCTTGGTCTTCTTACTTTGCCAGCATTTTTCGGACTGATGACACCGATTTTCTTCGAATTCGGGTAAAATCTCTGCCTGATGGGTTTAATCTTTTGGACCCAATTGCTGTTGTGGTGCTTTTGGTTGTTAATAGTATTGCAATGAGTGGAACTAGGAGGACTTCTGTGTTGAATTGGATTGCCTCCATAGCTAGTGGTTTGATCATTGTGTTTATATTGATTGTTGGGTTTGTTAAGGGAAAGACTGAGAATTTGGTGCCCTTTTTCCCATATGGGGCAAAGGGCGTTTTCGAGGCGGCTGCTGTTGTGTACTGGTCTTATACTGGTTTTGATATGGTTGCCAATATGGCCGAGGAGGCAAAGAAGCCCTCGAGGGACATACCGGTTGGTTTGGTTGGTTCTATGAGTTTGATCACAGTGGTTTATTGCTTGATGGCTTTGGTGTTGTGTATGATGCAGAAATACACTCAAATCGATAGAGATGCTGCTTATTCGGTTGCTTTTGAGGCAATTGGGATGAATTGGGCTAAGTACATAGTGAGTATATGCGCCCTCAAGGGAATGACTACAAGCCTGCTGGTTGGGTCTATGGGGCAAGCTAGGTATACCACTCAGATTGCAAGAGCTCATATGATTTCACCCTGGTTTGCTTTGGTTCACCCAAAAACTGGAACCCCCATTTATGCTACCGTATTGGTAACCTTAGTTAGTGCAGTTGTTGCACTATTCACTAGTCTGGATGTGCTGTCAAGCGTCTTCTCTTTCAGTACGCTCTGCATATTTATGTTTGTGGCTATAGCATTGCTTGTGAGGCGGTATTATGTTAAGGATGTGACGCCAACGACTGATTTGGTCAAGTTCCTTGTATGTTTGTTCTTAATAATTGGTTCTTCTACAGGAATTACAACGACTTGGAATACAGGGATGCGAGGGTGGGTTTGGTATGTAGTGTTTTCTGTGATTTGGTTAGTGGGGACTTTGTGGATGGCATTGCTTCCAAAGCACCGGGTTCCTAAGGTTTGGGGGGTTCCACTTGTTCCATGGTTGCCTGCGTTGTCGATTGGAATTAATGTTTTTCTCATTGGGTCTCTGGGTTATGTTGCATTCTTGAGGTTTTTCATTTGCACTGCAGTCATGGTTCTCTACTATTTGTTCGTTGGTGTACATGCAACATATGATGTAGCTCACCAGATTGAACAAGAACCAAGAACTCAAGAGGGAAATGAAAATGCTAGTTAAGAGGTGCTATGCTTGTCTACTATTTGATG carries:
- the LOC103445720 gene encoding cationic amino acid transporter 8, vacuolar, with the translated sequence MDLHPEQEGQQDSKPRSYWSRWSKQDFFPENTFQNFNSYKDALSHTPSRLKDRLLHRSSDSFELLQLPKQSENLMKRCLTWWDLIWLGFGAVVGSGIFVITGQATRDDAGPAIVLSYAVSGLSAMLSVLCYTEFAVEVPVAGGSFSYLRIELGDFVAFIAAGNILLEALVGSAGLGRSWSSYFASIFRTDDTDFLRIRVKSLPDGFNLLDPIAVVVLLVVNSIAMSGTRRTSVLNWIASIASGLIIVFILIVGFVKGKTENLVPFFPYGAKGVFEAAAVVYWSYTGFDMVANMAEEAKKPSRDIPVGLVGSMSLITVVYCLMALVLCMMQKYTQIDRDAAYSVAFEAIGMNWAKYIVSICALKGMTTSLLVGSMGQARYTTQIARAHMISPWFALVHPKTGTPIYATVLVTLVSAVVALFTSLDVLSSVFSFSTLCIFMFVAIALLVRRYYVKDVTPTTDLVKFLVCLFLIIGSSTGITTTWNTGMRGWVWYVVFSVIWLVGTLWMALLPKHRVPKVWGVPLVPWLPALSIGINVFLIGSLGYVAFLRFFICTAVMVLYYLFVGVHATYDVAHQIEQEPRTQEGNENAS